Proteins encoded by one window of Cuniculiplasma divulgatum:
- a CDS encoding amino acid kinase family protein has protein sequence MSVSVMKVGGSCLTDIDSLGQLDKISKIWPFNVIVVSAFKGVTDALYGAYYSLHRSEYVEALIRRYSKELSKRNLETEDFIFNRILSLMRFSGVGDFTKKVDECNIDFYVSLGEQISGAVCTIYLEDHYDAIYMDSIETGILIRRVDDVNKIDLDRSIQLRNEKLEEYLGKKTIITTGFYGLDEFGKVAIAGRNSSDYVASVLAVKFGADKLILFKDVDGIYRTDPRLISSISPIGEMDYEEATKYSIKGGIIHPDAVRICGENNVIIHVMGYHSLKVGTIVRPFVNGKTKLYFPETA, from the coding sequence TTGAGTGTTAGTGTCATGAAAGTTGGAGGATCTTGTCTTACAGACATAGATTCTCTGGGTCAGCTTGATAAAATATCAAAGATCTGGCCATTTAATGTAATAGTTGTGAGTGCTTTCAAGGGAGTGACTGATGCATTGTATGGTGCCTATTACAGTCTGCATAGATCAGAATACGTCGAGGCTCTTATTAGGAGATATTCAAAAGAGCTGTCTAAGAGGAATCTTGAAACGGAAGATTTCATATTTAACAGGATACTGTCATTGATGAGATTTTCAGGCGTAGGAGATTTCACAAAAAAAGTAGATGAATGCAACATTGATTTTTATGTATCACTTGGAGAGCAGATCTCCGGAGCTGTCTGCACGATATATTTGGAAGATCATTATGATGCGATTTACATGGATTCCATAGAAACTGGAATATTAATCAGGAGAGTAGATGATGTGAATAAAATTGATCTCGATAGATCCATACAACTTCGAAATGAAAAATTAGAAGAATATCTCGGCAAAAAAACAATAATAACCACTGGATTCTATGGACTTGATGAATTTGGAAAGGTTGCAATAGCTGGAAGAAATAGCAGTGACTATGTGGCTTCAGTCCTTGCAGTCAAATTCGGAGCAGATAAGCTTATTTTATTCAAGGATGTTGATGGGATCTATAGAACTGATCCAAGGCTGATCAGTTCAATATCACCCATTGGTGAAATGGACTATGAAGAGGCAACAAAATATTCTATTAAGGGTGGAATTATTCATCCGGATGCAGTCAGAATATGTGGTGAAAATAATGTTATAATTCATGTAATGGGTTACCATAGCCTTAAAGTTGGTACCATAGTAAGACCATTTGTGAATGGAAAAACCAAGTTATACTTTCCAGAAACAGCCTGA
- the asd gene encoding aspartate-semialdehyde dehydrogenase, whose product MDKLSVGVLGCTGLVGETFLKLLENHPWFRVDGIYASKNSAGLLMKAGSIESNELTVKDSTVENIVNAKHDIVFSAISDLNAGPIELELSKHGQWVFTNASANRLNEAIPLVVPEINSDHLNVINEDDGFIVANGNCSTIGLSLGIDPIFDLMPQHLTVTTLQSISGAGYPGIPSMDILANVIPFINGEEGKLEKETKKIFGKISNGKMHESSLNISATATRVPVKIGHIISATVEVREDVDEKLVLNKIKNYGNGSLKGHFPTLPKESIMFVPGNDRPQPLLDSNSDDVLKEMQVKVGRIRVSGKYISLIILVNNLVRGAAGASILNAEIVSKMRGAIS is encoded by the coding sequence ATGGATAAACTCAGTGTTGGTGTGTTGGGATGTACCGGTCTGGTTGGTGAGACTTTTCTTAAACTTCTTGAAAATCATCCATGGTTTAGGGTAGATGGCATTTATGCTTCAAAGAATTCCGCTGGATTATTGATGAAAGCAGGATCCATAGAATCTAATGAACTGACGGTTAAGGATTCTACCGTTGAGAATATAGTTAATGCAAAACATGATATAGTGTTCAGTGCAATCAGTGATCTGAATGCTGGTCCGATTGAGCTAGAACTTTCAAAACATGGTCAGTGGGTTTTTACCAATGCTTCTGCTAACAGACTGAATGAAGCTATTCCCCTGGTAGTTCCAGAGATAAACAGTGACCACCTGAATGTGATAAATGAAGATGATGGATTTATAGTTGCTAACGGAAACTGCAGTACAATCGGATTGAGTCTTGGAATTGATCCAATTTTTGATCTGATGCCACAGCATTTAACCGTAACTACTCTTCAATCAATCAGTGGGGCGGGTTATCCGGGTATTCCTTCTATGGACATACTCGCTAATGTAATTCCTTTCATAAATGGAGAAGAAGGGAAGCTAGAAAAAGAAACGAAGAAGATTTTTGGGAAGATCAGTAATGGTAAGATGCATGAATCATCCTTAAACATAAGTGCTACGGCGACAAGGGTTCCAGTTAAGATTGGTCATATAATCTCAGCCACTGTAGAGGTGAGGGAAGATGTTGATGAGAAACTGGTGCTGAATAAAATCAAAAACTATGGAAATGGTTCCCTGAAAGGACATTTTCCAACTCTTCCTAAAGAGAGTATCATGTTTGTCCCGGGTAATGATAGACCTCAACCGCTTCTTGATTCCAATTCGGATGATGTCCTGAAGGAAATGCAGGTAAAGGTCGGCAGGATAAGAGTTTCTGGGAAATATATATCTCTAATAATTCTGGTTAACAATCTGGTAAGAGGGGCAGCAGGTGCCTCAATTCTCAATGCTGAGATAGTGTCAAAGATGAGGGGGGCAATTTCTTGA
- a CDS encoding glucose-1-phosphate thymidylyltransferase produces MKGIILHGGTGTRLRPLTYSDVKQLLTIAGKPTSEYGLLQMVDIGIKDIGIVIGKIGGEEVKKYYGDGSKWNSSIEYVFQEKPLGIAHAISLCRNLTKDDDFLVYLGDNVIQDDLSESYEKFQKEKYDAFLILVEVKDPSKYGVAEVNGNLITNLREKPKDSKSNLAVTGIYFLRSSVYKYIEKLVPSARGEYEIMEAMQSMILDGKKIGYKIIKGWFKDTGTVEDFIDCNMLVLESIKGNNDRENQNIKGRVEMGSNLIIDSETKILGPCYIGNNVNITNSFIGPYTSIGDGCSIKGIDIENSIIMENCRVEFEDGRIIYESIIGPSCSIKSGNSKTKRTKLVLGRDSKVEL; encoded by the coding sequence ATGAAAGGAATAATCCTTCACGGAGGCACCGGGACAAGACTCAGGCCACTCACATACTCCGATGTTAAACAGCTGCTTACAATTGCTGGAAAACCCACCAGTGAATACGGTCTTTTACAGATGGTTGACATTGGGATTAAAGATATAGGAATAGTCATAGGCAAAATAGGAGGAGAAGAGGTTAAAAAGTATTATGGGGACGGATCGAAATGGAACTCATCTATCGAGTACGTTTTTCAGGAAAAACCACTTGGTATTGCTCACGCCATATCTCTGTGCAGGAATTTAACCAAGGATGATGACTTTCTTGTTTACCTTGGGGATAATGTGATTCAGGATGATCTCAGTGAATCATACGAGAAATTTCAAAAGGAGAAATATGACGCATTTCTTATTCTAGTAGAGGTCAAGGACCCATCCAAGTATGGTGTAGCAGAAGTAAATGGAAATCTAATTACCAATTTAAGGGAAAAGCCAAAGGATTCAAAGAGCAATCTTGCTGTTACTGGAATTTACTTTCTGAGAAGCTCTGTTTACAAATATATTGAAAAGCTGGTACCATCAGCCAGAGGCGAATATGAAATAATGGAAGCAATGCAATCAATGATCCTAGATGGAAAGAAAATAGGATACAAAATCATAAAGGGGTGGTTCAAGGACACTGGAACAGTGGAAGATTTCATTGACTGTAATATGCTCGTTCTGGAAAGTATAAAGGGTAACAATGACAGGGAAAACCAGAATATCAAGGGCAGAGTTGAAATGGGTTCAAATCTGATAATTGACTCTGAAACAAAAATACTCGGACCATGTTATATAGGAAACAACGTGAACATAACCAATTCTTTCATTGGTCCATATACAAGTATAGGAGACGGTTGCTCAATAAAGGGAATTGATATAGAGAATTCAATAATTATGGAAAATTGTAGGGTAGAGTTTGAGGATGGTAGAATAATTTATGAAAGCATAATTGGTCCCTCATGTTCAATCAAATCAGGAAATTCCAAGACAAAAAGAACAAAATTGGTACTTGGACGTGACTCAAAGGTGGAACTCTAA
- a CDS encoding SDR family oxidoreductase, protein MKVLITGSTGQLGSEMVKLFDDVVSSERKLLNLENPSKVYEILDRIKPAMIINCAAMTDVDACQTNRERAYNINAASPSVMATYAIKNNIRFIHFSTDFVFNGEAGNYSEDSVPDPINYYGMSKIMGDMAVESVPNHLIVRTSGVYGVKNNFPVVVYKRLRDGKEVRVIDSYYSPIHSKNLARAASELIKSNFSGRINISGERISRKDFALRIADFFRLDSSKIIESQEFSGQIARRPRDSSLNIDEARSVLKWDFYSVKANLSQMDVKNLSL, encoded by the coding sequence ATGAAAGTATTAATAACAGGATCTACAGGCCAGCTTGGCTCGGAAATGGTGAAACTGTTTGACGATGTTGTATCTTCAGAGAGAAAGTTACTGAACCTTGAAAATCCATCTAAAGTTTATGAGATCCTTGATAGAATCAAACCGGCAATGATCATAAATTGTGCAGCTATGACAGATGTGGATGCTTGCCAGACTAACAGGGAAAGGGCTTACAACATAAATGCAGCATCTCCTTCGGTAATGGCAACGTATGCAATTAAAAATAACATAAGATTCATTCATTTCTCAACGGACTTTGTCTTTAACGGTGAGGCAGGAAATTATTCTGAAGATTCTGTACCTGATCCAATAAATTATTATGGAATGAGCAAAATAATGGGGGACATGGCAGTTGAATCTGTACCCAATCATCTCATAGTTAGAACATCTGGTGTTTATGGTGTTAAGAACAACTTTCCAGTTGTGGTTTATAAAAGGCTAAGGGATGGAAAGGAGGTGAGGGTGATAGATTCATACTACTCACCAATACACTCTAAAAATTTGGCCAGGGCAGCATCTGAACTAATTAAAAGCAACTTCAGTGGTAGGATAAACATAAGTGGTGAACGCATTTCAAGAAAAGATTTTGCACTCAGAATTGCTGATTTTTTCAGACTGGATTCTTCAAAAATTATAGAAAGTCAGGAATTTTCGGGGCAAATTGCCAGGAGACCTAGAGATTCGTCTCTGAATATTGATGAGGCAAGATCTGTTCTGAAATGGGATTTTTATAGCGTGAAGGCCAATCTTTCCCAGATGGATGTGAAGAATCTATCTCTTTAG
- a CDS encoding DUF47 domain-containing protein, protein MVNYHFLKKLMVIGERQSLINMEKYLSLASENSKMLMEIFEKPESEIQSMVKKIGQNEKDADEITLNLKRDITSGAIGSTLMDNFLTLIEKFDDIIDKTYWIAREMSRAKDSFIANGFHMEPIKGFYASFINILEINLEAIEKVNRMLEVADIDQVKEVRGNIQDMEEKVDEIKDGIIDRLYRTSESISYLMFNHINSIVHTLDDLLDNCEDISDLVLNTMLSVSR, encoded by the coding sequence ATGGTAAATTACCACTTCCTGAAGAAACTCATGGTCATAGGGGAAAGGCAATCTTTAATCAACATGGAAAAGTATCTTTCTCTGGCTAGTGAAAACTCAAAAATGCTTATGGAAATCTTTGAAAAGCCAGAATCTGAAATTCAAAGTATGGTGAAGAAAATTGGACAAAACGAAAAGGATGCAGATGAAATTACATTGAATTTAAAAAGAGACATAACTTCAGGAGCAATTGGTTCAACACTGATGGACAATTTTTTAACACTTATAGAAAAGTTCGATGACATAATTGATAAGACATACTGGATTGCCAGAGAAATGTCCAGGGCAAAGGATAGTTTTATAGCAAACGGGTTCCATATGGAGCCAATAAAGGGATTTTATGCCAGTTTCATTAACATTCTGGAGATCAATCTTGAAGCCATAGAAAAAGTAAACAGGATGCTTGAAGTGGCAGATATTGACCAGGTTAAGGAAGTCAGGGGAAATATCCAGGATATGGAGGAAAAAGTGGATGAAATCAAAGATGGAATCATAGATAGGCTTTACAGGACATCAGAAAGTATTTCATACCTGATGTTTAATCACATCAACTCTATAGTGCACACCCTTGATGACCTTCTTGATAACTGTGAGGATATATCTGATCTTGTTCTCAACACAATGCTTTCAGTATCCAGATGA
- a CDS encoding inorganic phosphate transporter produces MISLYIAIALIGILSAVVSGNNISAAVGTIVGSRIVSRHFGLTLGATGFSLGLIIEGRFLSNSLFLIMPEKSNLILIVLGVSIIMFIIATLARIPLSLIMAIVGTSIGIGLRTGYNYDSLYVIMIIALWIVAPILAILSSYFLNLNLSKIGVKNVWATARFYKLFLVTISFLTAFTLGANTFGLLASLERSSYLTIPTMIIAIFLGAAFMSSGVIRRISQDMYGMRYQNATVSLLVSSILVEGATFFALPLPSTQTLTSSVFGTGLSYKTKAMQIRPFLIIVIMWVVSPLLGMALGYLIA; encoded by the coding sequence ATGATTTCACTTTATATTGCAATCGCTCTTATTGGCATATTGAGCGCGGTCGTTTCAGGCAACAATATTTCTGCGGCTGTAGGCACTATAGTCGGCTCCCGAATTGTATCAAGACATTTTGGGCTTACACTTGGGGCAACAGGTTTTTCTCTTGGTCTGATCATAGAGGGAAGATTTCTCTCAAACTCATTATTCCTCATAATGCCTGAAAAAAGCAATCTGATACTCATAGTACTTGGAGTATCAATTATAATGTTCATTATTGCAACTTTAGCTAGAATACCGCTTTCTCTCATAATGGCAATAGTTGGTACATCCATTGGAATAGGACTGAGAACAGGGTATAATTATGATTCCCTGTATGTAATAATGATAATTGCTCTCTGGATCGTGGCTCCTATTCTCGCCATATTATCCTCATATTTTCTAAATCTTAATCTGAGCAAGATAGGCGTAAAGAATGTATGGGCTACAGCAAGATTCTATAAACTATTTCTTGTAACTATCTCGTTCCTAACAGCTTTTACTCTAGGGGCAAACACTTTTGGCCTTCTCGCCTCACTTGAAAGGTCATCATACTTAACCATCCCCACAATGATAATTGCAATATTTCTAGGAGCTGCATTCATGAGCAGCGGAGTTATCCGAAGGATTTCGCAGGATATGTATGGCATGAGATACCAGAATGCAACCGTATCGCTTCTCGTATCAAGCATTCTGGTGGAGGGTGCCACATTTTTCGCACTGCCGCTTCCAAGTACTCAAACACTCACATCAAGTGTCTTCGGGACAGGTCTTTCTTATAAAACGAAGGCAATGCAGATAAGACCATTTTTGATCATTGTAATCATGTGGGTCGTATCACCACTTCTTGGCATGGCTCTGGGATATCTGATTGCATAG
- a CDS encoding MarC family protein produces MAIALSIVEMIEFAGYSLAAMFAIMNPIGAIPTLVFLTDGYSKKEKMITIRRSIYMASGMIVGFVLVGYYIFEGLGININDFKVAGGILLFKVAFDMLQGKTSNTKLTREESQEGKQQEDVGIVPIGTPLLAGPGSITTAILLNAKANTIPLKFSFGIALVILFIISYFILYFSSSIASKIGKTGTTVISRIMGLLLASIAIELITTGIIAIAAGI; encoded by the coding sequence ATGGCTATAGCATTGTCCATCGTTGAAATGATCGAATTCGCAGGTTACAGTCTTGCAGCCATGTTCGCAATAATGAATCCCATAGGGGCAATTCCAACACTGGTTTTTTTAACAGATGGATACAGTAAAAAGGAGAAAATGATAACGATCAGGAGAAGCATATATATGGCTTCAGGGATGATTGTTGGTTTTGTTCTCGTGGGGTATTATATCTTTGAGGGACTTGGAATTAACATAAACGACTTCAAGGTTGCGGGTGGAATCCTGCTTTTCAAAGTTGCTTTTGACATGCTTCAGGGGAAGACTTCAAATACCAAACTTACAAGGGAGGAGAGTCAGGAAGGAAAGCAACAGGAAGACGTTGGAATAGTGCCCATAGGAACACCACTTCTTGCCGGTCCCGGTTCAATCACAACCGCCATACTACTTAACGCAAAAGCAAATACTATACCGCTAAAATTTAGTTTTGGTATCGCACTTGTGATTTTGTTTATTATATCATATTTTATTCTTTATTTCTCATCATCCATTGCCTCAAAAATAGGCAAAACAGGAACGACAGTCATTTCAAGAATAATGGGTTTATTACTTGCATCCATAGCAATAGAGCTCATAACTACTGGTATAATTGCAATCGCTGCTGGTATATAA
- a CDS encoding type I 3-dehydroquinate dehydratase, giving the protein MVNIDILKKRGGMAVIVASVIPEKDYENQIKLISKKLDDFHFIPEFRMDLWTNNQKDYIEKYMKIVDDYSLPNIFTFRTEELSIADQIYKIPLNHENSILDIDISIISRNSINYPQNRTILSSHFSNPLEFRNRFEKLAKYGKVAIKLASTFDSENILDILWYVKHTDGERILSIVPQGNENQSLRIVSALTVSDFIYSSFDKPVIAGQYNMELLFKILEMIY; this is encoded by the coding sequence TTGGTAAATATAGACATACTAAAAAAAAGGGGTGGAATGGCAGTTATTGTTGCATCTGTTATCCCTGAGAAAGATTATGAGAATCAGATTAAGCTCATTTCAAAAAAACTCGATGACTTTCACTTTATTCCTGAGTTCAGGATGGACCTTTGGACAAATAATCAAAAGGATTACATTGAAAAATACATGAAAATAGTAGATGATTATTCCCTTCCAAACATTTTCACCTTCAGGACAGAGGAGCTTTCTATTGCTGATCAAATTTATAAAATTCCCCTCAATCATGAAAACTCAATTCTGGACATTGACATATCCATAATCAGTAGAAACTCAATAAACTATCCACAAAATAGGACTATTCTGTCTTCGCATTTTTCCAATCCTTTGGAATTCAGGAATAGATTTGAAAAGCTTGCAAAGTACGGGAAAGTGGCAATTAAACTCGCTTCCACATTTGATAGCGAGAATATATTGGATATTCTCTGGTATGTCAAACATACAGATGGTGAGAGAATATTATCTATCGTTCCCCAGGGAAATGAAAATCAGAGTCTCAGAATAGTTTCTGCGCTTACTGTCAGTGACTTTATTTATTCGTCATTTGATAAACCTGTTATTGCTGGACAATACAATATGGAATTACTATTCAAAATTCTCGAAATGATTTACTGA
- the gcvH gene encoding glycine cleavage system protein GcvH codes for MSNIPEDLKYTKTHEWVRTNGTEVEIGVTDFAQKQLTDVVYVDLPEVGKEIKSGDTLLTVESVKSAEEVFSPVTGKITAVNKELESKPELINQEPYNSWLVKIKLNEEIKGTLTAEEYRKLTGQ; via the coding sequence ATGAGCAATATTCCTGAGGATCTGAAATACACCAAAACCCACGAATGGGTCAGAACAAATGGTACTGAAGTTGAGATAGGAGTAACTGATTTTGCGCAGAAACAGCTTACAGATGTAGTCTATGTAGATCTGCCAGAAGTTGGAAAGGAAATTAAAAGTGGTGATACATTGTTGACTGTTGAGTCCGTTAAATCCGCCGAGGAAGTTTTCTCACCTGTTACTGGAAAAATAACTGCAGTTAATAAGGAACTGGAAAGTAAACCCGAGCTGATCAATCAGGAACCCTACAATTCATGGCTGGTTAAAATTAAGCTAAATGAGGAAATAAAAGGCACATTAACAGCCGAAGAGTACAGGAAACTAACCGGTCAATGA
- a CDS encoding SAM-dependent methyltransferase, producing the protein MRKREDIYYNRAKKAGYRSRAAYKLIEIDRKFEILSRAHYILEIGSSPGGWTDVLMERTPEYLLCVDISAKKSDVMPYSIRGDVTRESSWNDIKEFLDGKKMDLILSDAMSHTTGQHSLDHASSVNICTSILEYGMEVLRIGGNVMVKQFQGEYTNEFMNQFKGFFRRNYITKPGASRSESSEIYIIFAGLLDHT; encoded by the coding sequence ATGAGAAAAAGAGAAGATATTTACTATAACAGGGCTAAAAAGGCTGGTTATAGAAGCAGGGCTGCATATAAACTCATAGAGATTGACAGAAAATTTGAAATTCTTTCCAGAGCTCATTATATTCTGGAAATTGGGTCCTCACCTGGAGGCTGGACAGATGTTCTAATGGAAAGAACTCCGGAATATTTGCTTTGCGTTGATATAAGCGCAAAAAAATCAGATGTAATGCCATATTCCATAAGGGGAGATGTCACCAGAGAATCTTCGTGGAATGATATCAAGGAATTTCTGGATGGAAAAAAGATGGATCTTATTCTGTCAGATGCTATGTCACACACTACTGGGCAGCATTCACTTGATCATGCATCTTCAGTGAACATATGCACATCAATTCTTGAATACGGCATGGAGGTTCTAAGAATTGGGGGAAACGTTATGGTAAAGCAGTTTCAGGGAGAATATACAAATGAATTCATGAACCAGTTCAAGGGATTCTTCAGAAGGAACTATATCACCAAGCCCGGTGCATCAAGAAGTGAAAGCAGTGAAATATACATTATTTTCGCGGGACTTCTTGATCACACATAA
- a CDS encoding transcriptional regulator, which yields MEDYRTWANRNLMMILKANDYLPIEIDMDGSLSFDILAKGSEETIILKSVYNVDTLKIDMASELYRLSTSMDLVPIIIGYKSGSGELEDNVMYFRHKIPIMTIETFREYVRGNRPNTYSGPGGYYVNIDGRKMQELRAKKGCSIGYVSGKIGISRRSISLYETGNSTTLDVFNKLKSLLGEDISKSIDLRETLKGSKLDNVTEESADEFIRGIKQVMGGFGMITEFFRRVPFDALSEEQSEIMYIMGISEKNKFESKKIEYIRNICNILEKEPVLISTTDTSKEMIGGCSVITFKELLELGSLENFQKRIEKIKESIQ from the coding sequence GTGGAGGACTATCGTACCTGGGCAAACAGGAATCTGATGATGATTCTGAAAGCAAATGACTATTTACCAATAGAGATTGATATGGATGGGTCATTGAGCTTTGATATTTTAGCTAAAGGTAGTGAGGAGACTATTATCTTAAAATCTGTGTATAACGTGGATACTTTAAAAATTGACATGGCTTCAGAACTCTACAGGCTATCGACGAGTATGGATCTCGTTCCAATTATCATTGGTTACAAATCTGGTTCAGGGGAACTGGAAGATAACGTAATGTACTTCAGGCATAAGATTCCCATAATGACTATTGAAACTTTCAGGGAATACGTTAGGGGAAACAGACCAAATACGTATTCTGGACCAGGTGGATATTACGTAAATATAGATGGAAGGAAAATGCAGGAGCTAAGGGCAAAAAAGGGATGCTCAATTGGTTATGTTTCAGGGAAGATTGGAATATCAAGAAGATCCATTTCACTGTATGAAACTGGAAATTCTACAACGCTGGACGTATTTAATAAATTAAAGTCACTCCTAGGAGAGGATATTAGTAAAAGTATAGATCTTAGAGAAACGCTTAAGGGCTCTAAGCTTGATAATGTTACAGAAGAGTCAGCCGATGAATTTATAAGGGGCATAAAACAGGTTATGGGCGGTTTTGGAATGATTACTGAATTCTTCCGAAGAGTTCCGTTCGATGCCCTAAGTGAGGAACAGTCTGAGATCATGTACATAATGGGGATTTCAGAAAAGAATAAATTTGAATCAAAAAAGATAGAGTATATAAGAAACATTTGCAACATCCTTGAAAAGGAACCTGTGCTTATTTCAACTACGGATACATCAAAGGAGATGATCGGTGGATGCAGCGTAATAACTTTCAAGGAATTGCTTGAACTGGGAAGCCTGGAGAATTTCCAAAAGCGTATAGAGAAGATTAAAGAGAGCATTCAGTGA
- a CDS encoding M61 family metallopeptidase: MKLGYILEMREPQNGFFQVTMNIDSVSEDITMLTIPAWTPGSYAIRDYARNVRMLKARTPENESIEIQKKDKSTWKLINGNNKTFSVSYEVYAGDFSVRGSHLDTTHGYLNGTNVFMYIEGYKDQSIELIIKPYEDWKVSTGLEKIGENRFRATNYDIFADSPIEIGKHRSLLFTVDGREHEIALYGEGNENTDKLVEDVKKIVETSRTVFGNLPYKRYVFIMHLTDKGSGGLEHLNSNTIDFNRFAFGDKRDYQSFLSVVSHEYFHLWNVKRIRPVELGPFNYKEENYSSLLWVSEGITNFYAYIILLRSGLISKEEYFKHVSEIFRAYDMTPGTRYESASESSFDAWIKLYRESPNNLNSYVSYYLKGEILGFMISLRICEYTKGQKSLDDVFRHMIEKYNKDGRGFTEKDLLSTLSEVSSLDFGPFFAKYVRGTDNIDFVSELKRIGMTLEEKYDGLDKGFNQTLPFLGIIVKKDKNTVYSVIEDSPAQKAGVMPEDEILAINKFKMDSRFLKPLRERGDSMFIDSLRDYKPGDRIRIHLFRRGLLDRADATLGEAPKDLYEIRDSEGVDEITSRVREKFLMG, translated from the coding sequence ATGAAATTAGGGTATATATTAGAAATGAGAGAACCTCAAAATGGTTTCTTTCAGGTTACTATGAATATTGACTCAGTATCAGAAGATATAACCATGTTAACAATCCCCGCCTGGACACCTGGCTCTTATGCAATCAGAGACTATGCCAGAAACGTGAGAATGCTGAAAGCAAGAACGCCAGAAAATGAAAGTATAGAGATCCAGAAAAAGGATAAATCAACGTGGAAATTAATAAACGGAAATAACAAGACGTTCAGTGTTTCTTATGAGGTATATGCAGGAGATTTCTCCGTTAGAGGAAGTCATCTGGACACCACACATGGATATCTCAATGGCACTAACGTTTTCATGTATATAGAAGGTTATAAAGATCAATCCATAGAATTGATCATTAAGCCATATGAAGATTGGAAAGTTTCAACTGGCCTTGAAAAAATTGGTGAAAATAGATTCAGAGCAACAAACTATGATATATTTGCAGATTCCCCAATCGAAATAGGAAAACATCGGTCTCTTCTCTTCACGGTGGATGGAAGGGAGCACGAAATTGCCCTATATGGGGAAGGAAACGAAAACACAGATAAACTTGTAGAAGATGTAAAGAAAATAGTGGAAACTTCAAGGACAGTATTCGGAAACCTTCCGTACAAAAGGTATGTCTTCATAATGCACCTAACTGATAAAGGATCAGGTGGTCTTGAGCATCTTAATTCAAATACCATAGATTTTAATAGATTTGCGTTTGGTGATAAGAGAGATTATCAGTCTTTTCTTTCAGTAGTTTCTCACGAATATTTCCATCTATGGAATGTAAAGAGAATTAGGCCTGTTGAACTTGGTCCATTTAATTACAAGGAAGAGAATTATAGCTCATTACTCTGGGTATCTGAAGGAATTACTAACTTTTATGCATATATAATCCTCCTGAGGAGTGGACTTATTTCAAAAGAAGAGTATTTCAAGCATGTATCAGAGATTTTCAGAGCATATGATATGACACCTGGAACAAGATATGAATCCGCCTCTGAGTCTTCCTTTGATGCATGGATAAAGCTTTACCGTGAGTCCCCAAATAATTTGAACAGTTATGTTTCTTACTATCTTAAGGGAGAAATACTTGGTTTCATGATAAGTTTAAGGATATGCGAATACACAAAGGGGCAAAAAAGCCTTGATGACGTATTCAGGCACATGATAGAAAAATATAACAAGGATGGACGTGGATTCACCGAAAAAGACCTCCTTTCAACACTCTCTGAGGTGTCATCCTTAGACTTTGGACCATTCTTCGCAAAATATGTAAGAGGCACAGATAATATTGATTTTGTATCTGAACTGAAAAGAATTGGAATGACACTGGAAGAAAAATATGATGGTTTAGATAAGGGATTTAATCAGACTCTCCCATTTCTTGGAATTATTGTAAAAAAGGACAAGAATACGGTATATTCTGTTATTGAGGATTCACCAGCACAAAAAGCCGGAGTTATGCCCGAAGATGAGATCCTGGCAATAAATAAATTCAAGATGGATTCCAGATTTTTGAAACCTCTAAGAGAAAGGGGAGATTCTATGTTTATAGATAGTCTGAGAGATTATAAACCTGGAGATAGAATAAGAATACATCTTTTCAGAAGAGGCTTGCTGGACAGGGCTGATGCCACTCTGGGTGAGGCACCAAAGGATCTGTATGAGATCAGAGATTCTGAAGGAGTTGATGAAATAACCTCAAGAGTAAGAGAGAAATTTCTTATGGGATAG